The Opisthocomus hoazin isolate bOpiHoa1 chromosome 22, bOpiHoa1.hap1, whole genome shotgun sequence genomic sequence gacaaggtcctgtgcagcctgctgtaggtgaccctgcttcggtaggggggttggactgggtgacccacagaggtccctgccaaccctgaacattctgtgattcattctgtgaaaCCCGCCGGGGCTGGAGGTGGCGAAGTCCTCCCCGGGGAGGACCGAAGCAGCACTGACCGTTCACCACATAGGGCTTCAGCactattttctttccttgttcccTTCTGCCGCTTTCCGCTTCCACCCCCTGTGTTAAAGGAGAGAGAAGGCAACTCACAAAAAGCCCATTTAGAAGAGAGCTCTGTCCCCACACGTTGCTTGCAACGCTCCAATCTGCTTATACAATCTCAGCTGGCTTAAGTAGAGCCTTGTTTGTGCCATTACGCTGGCCCATGGGCGAGCCTGGCACAGCGCTGCCTGTCGCCCAGCCAATGCTGTGTGAGCGGAGACAACCGGCCCAAATGGCCGCTCCTGTTCTTCTTCACGAGCACGACATGTCGCGGGGCCACCTTTCACGCAGAAGCGTTGCCCGCTGCCACAGGCAGGCCGGGCTGGCACCACTGTACGCAAACAGTCTCTGCTTGTTATCAGGAGCAACTAGGCCGCAGTGCTCCCAACCCCACCTCTCTCTGGCAAGTCCAGGAGACTGACTGACAGTTATTTACGCTCCTTCTAAAGCCCATTATTTCCATGTGACACCACAGGTCGCTCCCACGCCAGGATCTGGGCGAGAAAAGTGTTATCAATGAAGAGCAGAAACCTGTCCACCTCCAGAGCCCGATCCAGCACCACCCGACCCGCGCTGCCAGACGGGCTGCCCTCCACGCTGCTTCTCCCCAGCCAGGGGGAGGCCTGAccttccaccccccccccgaaggagcagccccggccgagccccccggcCCTTCCCCCCGCGGGGCACGGCCCCACTCACCAGCAGCTTCTtcttggggatggggacggccTTGTTGGGATCCTCGGACAGGCCCATCTCGGCCAGGTTGTGCGCCACCGACTTCCTGGGGTCCCAGGCATGGCGGATGTGCGAGCTGCGGGGGGACAGGCAGCGGCATGGCGGGCtgcgctccccctccccgcagacAACCGGCCCTCCAGAGCCCACCGGGACGCgcctctcccaccacccccacccaCGGCCCCGCAAGTGCCACCCACACCCCCCGCGGCCTCACCAGGCGatgcggggcgcggcgcggcggcgggcgctgcggtAGAGCCGCTTGCGGTTGACGTTGTAGGAGTACTTCTGCCGCCGGGCCTTCCCCTTGGCCTTCGGCATGGCGGACCCACGCTGCCGCCGCCGAGGAGCGCCGGGGCCACGCCGCGCCGCGGGGCACCACGGGAAGTGTAGTCCCGACGCCGTGGGGCCGCCTGCTGGGAGGGGGCGCTGAGGACTACAACCCCCGGCATGCCCCGCTGCGCTTCCTGGCTACGGCAGCCGGGGAGGGTCGCGAGTGGTCATCTTCCCTGCGGGCCGCAGCCATGGCGGCCGGGCCTCCCCCGCGGCTGGAGCCCCGGCCGCTGCCGGTGTTCAGCGAGGAGGGCTTCGGGGACAAGTTCCTGCGCAAGACCCGCGAGAACCCCCTGGTGCCCCTGGGTGAGGGGGaagggccggggcgggcagcgagcGGGGGGGTCGGCGCCTCTGGAGCCCAAACCGCGGGGCTTGCGCTGCCCTCGGGGGGCGGGTGTCTTGTTTGAGGCCGTCGTTTAACGGGCCGGTAACGCTCCGGTGCGGGGGGGTGCGAGGACAGGCTCACGCCTCCTCCCTCGTACGAGGCGGGAGGAGGTGTGAGCCGGTCCTcgcaccccccgccccagccccgctgagCCGTGCCCCGGTCCCTCTCCTCTCCGCAGGCTGCCTCTGCACCGTCGCCGT encodes the following:
- the NOP16 gene encoding nucleolar protein 16, translating into MPKAKGKARRQKYSYNVNRKRLYRSARRRAAPRIACSHIRHAWDPRKSVAHNLAEMGLSEDPNKAVPIPKKKLLGVEAESGRREQGKKIVLKPYVVNEMEYEASLPEKKSNTLSRDLIDYVQYMIQNHGENYKEMARDEKNYYQDTPKQIKRKINVYKNFYPEEYKDFIASLKQEKMDVQ